Proteins from a genomic interval of Diaminobutyricimonas aerilata:
- a CDS encoding LacI family DNA-binding transcriptional regulator, translating into MPHPTAHDESSHRGDLVVAVVARRTPGAGGVEPFYTDLVLGMEDVLLPLDGAVLLRVIDDPAEETVDYRRWSRTREVAGVVVADFVEDDPRVALLSELELPAILLGGDPSWPLPSVDVDNARAVEDAVAFLVGLGHRRIGRVAGPGGLLHTIARSTAFDAAVARYGVTGESIEGDYSVASGADGTRALLAGFAPTAIIYDNALTATAGLEAAKADGLRVPHDLSLLAWDDSVLCQLSDPPLSVMQRDVRTVGAAAARGLVDAIRGERGTVVHAPSAVVVERGTTAPPA; encoded by the coding sequence GTGCCGCACCCGACCGCTCACGACGAATCATCGCACCGCGGCGACCTCGTCGTCGCTGTCGTGGCCCGTCGCACCCCCGGAGCCGGGGGAGTCGAGCCGTTCTACACCGACCTCGTGCTCGGCATGGAGGACGTGCTCCTGCCGCTCGACGGCGCCGTGCTGTTGCGTGTCATCGACGACCCGGCGGAGGAGACGGTCGACTACCGACGCTGGTCCCGCACCCGCGAGGTGGCCGGCGTCGTCGTGGCCGACTTCGTCGAGGACGACCCGCGCGTGGCTCTGTTGAGCGAGCTCGAGCTGCCCGCGATCCTGCTGGGCGGCGACCCGTCGTGGCCTCTGCCGAGCGTCGACGTCGACAACGCGCGAGCGGTCGAGGATGCGGTCGCGTTCCTCGTCGGTCTCGGTCACCGACGGATCGGCCGTGTCGCCGGTCCCGGTGGGCTGCTGCACACGATCGCGCGCTCCACCGCGTTCGACGCGGCGGTCGCGAGGTACGGCGTCACGGGCGAGAGCATCGAAGGCGACTACAGCGTCGCGTCGGGCGCCGACGGAACCCGCGCGCTGCTCGCCGGATTCGCACCCACGGCGATCATCTACGACAACGCCCTCACCGCGACCGCCGGACTCGAGGCGGCGAAGGCCGACGGCCTCCGCGTGCCGCACGACCTGTCGCTGCTCGCCTGGGACGACTCCGTGCTGTGCCAGTTGAGCGATCCGCCGCTGTCGGTCATGCAGCGGGATGTGCGCACCGTCGGCGCCGCCGCGGCGCGCGGGCTCGTCGACGCGATCCGCGGGGAGCGCGGCACCGTCGTGCACGCGCCGAGCGCGGTCGTCGTCGAGCGCGGCACGACCGCACCGCCCGCCTGA
- a CDS encoding ROK family transcriptional regulator, protein MAQGRATLTGATSRGIVLDLIRSRGPISRVQLATATGFTQATISHVVRSLASDGLVVESGEREYTGGKPRVMLTLAPRARFAVGVQLGADSTTYVVTDLTGTVVGRLRTRGVRTGEPAESILAIAARIDRLLAALDVDPSLVLGIGVATPGPLDVERGCILRSPTMPAWVGFPLRERLAAATGLSVSLDNDATAAGVGEFWGGDGASSVAHCTVFMGAGIGAGIIVGGSVYRGSSSNAGEIGQLRALRSEPGATIESVAAPAAVAAAARRAIAAGRATSMVLGEGDAFADFDVVAASATRGDPLALELIAESAEHIGDAVVTLADILDLDSVVLAGPSFSIAGPLYLRAVQRRVDAEFFARELHGVRVQLSHHVVDAAAVGAATLVLQQQLSPRRFGIGAFAAAP, encoded by the coding sequence ATGGCGCAGGGCAGAGCGACCCTCACGGGCGCGACCAGCCGCGGGATCGTGCTCGACCTCATCCGCTCCCGGGGCCCCATCAGCCGGGTGCAACTCGCGACCGCGACGGGCTTCACCCAGGCGACCATCTCGCACGTGGTCCGCAGTCTCGCGAGCGACGGCCTCGTGGTGGAATCCGGCGAACGCGAATACACAGGCGGTAAGCCGCGCGTGATGCTCACGCTCGCCCCGCGCGCCCGTTTCGCGGTCGGCGTGCAGCTCGGCGCCGACTCCACCACCTACGTCGTGACCGATCTGACGGGCACCGTCGTCGGCCGGTTGCGCACCCGAGGCGTCCGCACCGGGGAGCCCGCGGAGAGCATCCTCGCCATCGCCGCCCGCATCGACCGCCTGCTCGCCGCTCTCGACGTGGATCCTTCGCTCGTGCTCGGCATCGGGGTGGCCACGCCCGGTCCGCTCGATGTGGAACGCGGGTGCATCCTGCGGTCGCCGACGATGCCCGCCTGGGTGGGATTCCCGTTGCGCGAGCGGCTCGCCGCGGCGACGGGCTTGAGCGTCTCGCTCGACAACGATGCGACGGCCGCCGGCGTCGGCGAGTTCTGGGGAGGCGACGGCGCATCCTCGGTGGCGCACTGCACCGTCTTCATGGGCGCCGGCATCGGCGCCGGCATCATCGTGGGCGGCTCGGTGTACCGCGGCTCGAGCTCGAACGCCGGCGAGATCGGACAGTTGCGCGCCCTGCGGTCGGAACCGGGCGCCACGATCGAGAGTGTCGCCGCACCCGCGGCGGTCGCCGCCGCCGCCCGCCGCGCGATCGCCGCCGGCCGCGCCACCTCGATGGTGCTCGGCGAAGGCGACGCCTTCGCGGACTTCGACGTCGTCGCGGCGAGCGCCACCCGTGGCGATCCGCTGGCGCTCGAACTGATCGCCGAGTCCGCGGAGCACATCGGCGACGCGGTGGTGACCCTCGCGGACATCCTCGACCTCGACTCGGTCGTGCTCGCCGGACCGTCGTTCTCGATCGCCGGTCCCCTGTACCTCCGGGCCGTGCAGCGCCGGGTCGATGCGGAGTTCTTCGCGCGGGAGCTGCACGGGGTGCGGGTGCAGCTCTCGCATCACGTCGTGGACGCCGCGGCCGTCGGAGCGGCGACGCTCGTGCTGCAGCAACAGCTGTCCCCGCGCCGTTTCGGCATCGGCGCGTTCGCCGCCGCTCCCTGA
- a CDS encoding nucleotidyltransferase domain-containing protein, translated as MDDDAFLASVAASLAGLDGVRAVALGGPRAQGTARPDSDWDFAVYDRGSFDPQQLRDLGWPGEVSEIGGWGGGVFNGGAWLTIGDRSVDVHYRDLATVEHEIAQAEAGRVHIEPLLFHLAGIPTYLLLAELAVNRVLHGELPRPGYPEALRRAAPREWWGRADALFGYARAGFAAHGRLAQTLGMTAQATTCAAHAVMAAHGEWVTNEKTLLERAGLRDAVDERMRDTADPVALVDDIRSLCAAAVEAS; from the coding sequence ATGGACGACGACGCCTTCCTCGCCTCCGTGGCCGCGAGCCTCGCCGGCCTCGACGGGGTGCGCGCGGTCGCGCTCGGCGGGCCTCGTGCACAGGGCACCGCGCGGCCCGACAGCGACTGGGACTTCGCGGTGTACGACCGCGGCTCCTTCGATCCGCAGCAGCTCCGCGACCTCGGGTGGCCGGGCGAGGTGTCGGAGATCGGCGGCTGGGGCGGCGGGGTCTTCAACGGCGGGGCGTGGCTCACGATCGGCGACCGGAGTGTCGACGTGCACTACCGCGACCTCGCGACGGTCGAGCACGAGATCGCGCAGGCGGAGGCCGGGCGCGTGCACATCGAGCCGCTCCTGTTCCATCTGGCGGGCATCCCGACCTACCTGCTGCTCGCCGAACTGGCGGTGAACCGCGTGCTGCACGGAGAACTGCCCCGTCCCGGGTATCCGGAGGCGCTCCGCCGCGCCGCGCCGCGGGAGTGGTGGGGCCGCGCCGACGCGCTCTTCGGCTACGCCCGGGCGGGGTTCGCTGCACACGGCCGACTCGCCCAGACGCTCGGCATGACCGCCCAGGCGACCACGTGCGCGGCTCACGCGGTGATGGCCGCCCACGGCGAGTGGGTGACCAACGAGAAGACGCTGCTCGAGCGCGCGGGCCTGCGCGACGCCGTGGACGAACGGATGCGCGACACGGCCGACCCGGTCGCGCTCGTCGACGACATCCGCTCGCTCTGCGCCGCCGCGGTCGAAGCGAGCTGA
- the lysS gene encoding lysine--tRNA ligase has protein sequence MSESPTPPTELTETEISEQKAVRLAKRERMLSEGVDAYPVSLPITDTIGAVRARFGDLEPDAKTGERVALAGRVVHLRNTGKLCFAALQAGDGSRIQAMISLAEVGEESLDRWKELVDLGDHLFIAGEVISSRRGELSVMADEWRIAAKAILPLPNLHTELSEETRVRQRYLDLISREQARHVVRARAAANASLRATFASHGYLEVETPMLQTIHGGAAARPFVTHSNAFDTELYLRIAPELFLKRAVVGGLDRVFEINRNFRNEGADSTHSPEFAMLEAYQAYGDYNQIADLTQELIQNAAVAVAGSTTVTWADGTEFDLGGEWERLPMYESLSEAAGVEITPESGVAELEALAEKVGVEVKLATHGKLVEELWEHFVKARLERPTFVMDFPVDTSPLVREHRSKAGVVEKWDLYVRGFELATGYSELVDPVIQRERFVEQAKQGARGDVEAMRLDEEFLRALEHGMPPSGGMGMGIDRLLMAITGLGIRETILFPLVK, from the coding sequence GTGAGCGAGTCCCCCACGCCCCCGACCGAACTGACCGAGACCGAGATCTCGGAGCAGAAGGCGGTCCGGCTCGCCAAGCGCGAGCGGATGCTGAGCGAGGGTGTCGACGCGTACCCGGTCTCGTTGCCGATCACCGACACCATCGGTGCCGTCCGTGCCCGCTTCGGTGACCTCGAGCCGGATGCGAAGACGGGGGAGCGTGTCGCGCTCGCCGGGCGGGTCGTGCACCTGCGCAACACCGGCAAGCTGTGCTTCGCCGCGCTGCAGGCCGGTGACGGCTCGCGCATCCAGGCCATGATCTCGCTCGCCGAGGTCGGCGAGGAGTCGCTCGACCGGTGGAAGGAGCTCGTCGACCTCGGCGACCACCTCTTCATCGCCGGCGAAGTCATCTCGAGCCGCCGCGGCGAGTTGAGCGTGATGGCCGACGAGTGGCGGATCGCGGCGAAGGCGATCCTGCCCCTGCCGAACCTGCACACCGAGTTGAGCGAGGAGACGCGGGTGCGCCAGCGTTACCTCGACCTCATCTCGCGCGAGCAGGCACGCCACGTCGTGCGCGCCCGGGCCGCCGCGAACGCGAGCCTGCGCGCCACCTTCGCGAGCCACGGGTACCTCGAGGTCGAGACCCCGATGCTGCAGACCATCCACGGGGGCGCGGCGGCGCGTCCGTTCGTGACGCACTCGAACGCGTTCGACACCGAGCTGTACCTGCGGATCGCGCCCGAGCTGTTCCTCAAGCGGGCCGTCGTCGGCGGGCTCGACCGCGTGTTCGAGATCAACCGCAACTTCCGCAACGAGGGTGCCGACTCCACGCACAGCCCCGAATTCGCGATGCTCGAGGCGTACCAGGCGTACGGCGACTACAACCAGATCGCCGACCTCACGCAAGAGCTCATCCAGAACGCGGCCGTCGCCGTCGCCGGGTCGACCACCGTCACCTGGGCCGACGGCACCGAGTTCGACCTCGGCGGCGAGTGGGAGCGGCTGCCGATGTACGAGTCGCTCTCCGAGGCCGCCGGCGTGGAGATCACCCCGGAGTCCGGTGTCGCCGAGCTCGAGGCGCTCGCCGAGAAGGTGGGGGTCGAGGTCAAGCTCGCCACTCACGGCAAGCTCGTCGAGGAGCTGTGGGAGCACTTCGTGAAGGCGCGCCTCGAGCGTCCGACCTTCGTGATGGACTTCCCCGTCGACACCTCACCGCTCGTGCGGGAGCACCGCTCGAAGGCCGGCGTGGTCGAGAAGTGGGACCTGTACGTGCGCGGGTTCGAACTCGCGACCGGCTACTCGGAACTCGTCGATCCGGTCATCCAGCGCGAGCGCTTCGTCGAGCAGGCCAAGCAGGGCGCGCGCGGCGACGTCGAAGCGATGCGTCTCGACGAGGAGTTCCTGCGTGCGCTCGAGCACGGCATGCCCCCGTCGGGCGGCATGGGCATGGGCATCGACCGGCTGCTCATGGCGATCACCGGTCTCGGCATCCGCGAGACCATCCTGTTCCCGCTGGTGAAGTGA
- the panC gene encoding pantoate--beta-alanine ligase encodes MTPAVFTTIAELRSAIAGRDVALVPTMGALHAGHLALVDRARELAPEVVVSIFVNPLQFGPSEDLDRYPRTLEADLEALAAREVEYVFAPTVDEMYPTGAVDTRVVAGQVGGLFEGRSRPGHFDGVLTVVAKLLNIVQPRHVLFGRKDAQQVFLVRRMVTDLNLPVHVETVDTVREADGLALSSRNRYLSDEERRAALALSRALEAAASSADRGVDAVLAAAQGSLMGEELVDVDYLAVVDQRTFLPVDDDARGAALVLVAARVGGTRLIDNEPIVLG; translated from the coding sequence GTGACCCCCGCCGTCTTCACCACCATCGCCGAACTGCGCTCCGCGATCGCGGGTCGCGACGTGGCCCTCGTGCCCACGATGGGCGCCCTGCACGCCGGGCACCTGGCCCTCGTGGACCGGGCGCGCGAGCTCGCGCCGGAGGTCGTCGTGTCGATCTTCGTGAACCCGCTGCAGTTCGGCCCGTCCGAGGACCTCGACCGGTACCCCCGCACGCTCGAGGCGGACCTCGAGGCGCTCGCCGCCCGCGAGGTCGAGTACGTGTTCGCTCCGACCGTCGACGAGATGTACCCGACGGGCGCGGTCGACACGCGCGTCGTCGCCGGTCAGGTCGGCGGCCTCTTCGAGGGCCGCTCACGGCCCGGGCACTTCGACGGCGTGCTCACCGTCGTGGCGAAGCTGCTCAACATCGTGCAACCGCGTCACGTGCTCTTCGGGCGTAAGGATGCGCAGCAGGTGTTCCTCGTGCGGCGCATGGTCACCGACCTGAACCTGCCGGTGCACGTCGAGACGGTCGACACCGTGCGTGAGGCCGACGGCCTCGCCCTGTCGAGCCGCAACCGCTACCTCTCCGACGAGGAGCGTCGCGCCGCACTCGCGCTCTCCCGCGCGCTCGAGGCGGCGGCGTCGTCCGCGGACCGCGGGGTCGACGCCGTGCTCGCCGCGGCCCAGGGCAGCCTCATGGGCGAAGAGCTCGTCGACGTCGACTACCTCGCCGTCGTCGACCAGCGCACCTTCCTGCCCGTCGACGACGACGCGCGCGGGGCGGCCCTCGTGCTCGTCGCCGCGCGGGTCGGCGGCACGCGACTGATCGACAACGAACCGATCGTGCTCGGCTGA
- a CDS encoding winged helix-turn-helix transcriptional regulator, with product MIPAYQQIDDEQCRHFLSAVDLVGQRWSGAILLALARGATRFSDVRANVAGISDRMLAVRLKTLAADGLVERTIIPTTPVQVRYGLTESGAELLESLQPLTQWAHRWNPEPVVEAAG from the coding sequence GTGATTCCCGCGTATCAGCAGATCGATGACGAGCAGTGCCGTCACTTCCTCTCCGCCGTCGACCTCGTCGGGCAGCGCTGGAGCGGCGCGATCCTGCTCGCTCTCGCCCGCGGTGCGACCCGCTTCTCGGACGTGCGGGCCAACGTCGCCGGCATCTCCGACCGCATGCTCGCCGTGCGACTCAAGACGCTCGCGGCCGACGGCCTCGTCGAGCGCACCATCATCCCGACGACCCCCGTGCAGGTGCGCTACGGACTCACCGAGAGCGGCGCCGAGCTGCTCGAGTCGCTGCAGCCGCTCACCCAATGGGCACACCGCTGGAATCCGGAGCCGGTCGTCGAAGCCGCGGGCTGA
- a CDS encoding LLM class flavin-dependent oxidoreductase, with amino-acid sequence MPDYGHPLRFGTFITPAAARPENVVALARHTERVGLDLVTFQDHPYQPSFLDTLTLLTWVAAQTERVHVSANVHSLPLRPPAVLAKAAASVDLLSGGRFELGLGAGAFWDAIEGMGAQRLTTGQAVTALSEAIDVIRALWATDERTPLRMEGTYYRLRGAKRGPAPSTRIPIALGAYKPRMLRLVGEKADGWLPSQAYLGEGGLQAGNAAIDAAAEDAGRDPREVRRMLNIAPPGGDVDSWVAELVRMAVDDGVGTFILAADDPRTIQLFGEEVAPAVREAVAAERRELGTTTGTVRPRAVLAKRREGIDYDDVPADVEAIEPGDPSFGSVRSNYLRGGNPGLVLRPADVDGVARSLAFARRQPVPLGIRSGGHGVSGRSTNDGGIVLDLGRLDGIEVLDEATRRIRVGAGARWGDVAAALDDYGWALSSGDYGGVGVGGLATTGGIGWLAREHGLTIDHLRAVEVVLADGRIVRASPTEEPELFWGMRGAGGNFGIATAFEFEVDEVGAVGWVQLAHDATDLARFLQAWSAIVESSPRDLTANLIVGRSSGRIIAQTMALVDSAEADVILARVQPLADIAPLLDSSAQLTSYAAVMGNASGEPHQGRGEPVARSVLVEAITPQVAEVVQRLVESGDSHFFQVRSVGGAVSDVAPDATAYGQRGASFSLVAMGSDDTRLDRHWTRMRELGSGLYLSFETSQDPALLEQAFGAENLVRLRELKRRYDPENVFGGNFPIPPALEA; translated from the coding sequence ATGCCCGACTACGGCCATCCGCTTCGCTTCGGAACCTTCATCACGCCCGCCGCCGCCCGCCCCGAGAACGTCGTCGCGCTCGCCCGGCACACCGAGCGGGTCGGCCTCGATCTCGTCACCTTCCAGGACCACCCGTACCAGCCGTCGTTCCTCGACACCCTCACCCTGCTCACCTGGGTCGCGGCGCAGACGGAGCGCGTGCACGTCTCCGCGAACGTGCACAGCCTGCCGCTGCGACCGCCCGCGGTGCTCGCCAAGGCGGCCGCGAGCGTCGACCTGCTCTCGGGCGGACGCTTCGAGCTCGGCCTCGGCGCCGGCGCCTTCTGGGACGCCATCGAGGGCATGGGCGCGCAGCGGCTCACCACCGGGCAGGCGGTGACCGCACTGTCGGAGGCGATCGACGTCATCCGGGCGTTGTGGGCGACGGATGAGCGGACACCGTTGCGCATGGAGGGCACCTACTACCGGTTGCGCGGCGCCAAGCGCGGGCCGGCGCCGTCGACGCGCATCCCGATCGCGCTCGGCGCGTACAAGCCGCGGATGCTGCGGCTGGTCGGCGAGAAGGCGGACGGCTGGCTGCCCTCGCAGGCGTACCTCGGCGAGGGCGGGCTGCAGGCGGGCAACGCCGCGATCGACGCCGCCGCCGAGGACGCCGGTCGCGATCCGCGCGAGGTGCGACGGATGCTGAACATCGCGCCCCCGGGCGGGGACGTCGACTCGTGGGTGGCCGAGCTGGTGCGCATGGCGGTGGACGACGGGGTCGGCACGTTCATCCTCGCCGCCGACGATCCGCGCACCATCCAGCTGTTCGGCGAGGAGGTCGCTCCGGCCGTGCGCGAGGCCGTCGCCGCGGAACGCCGCGAGCTCGGAACGACGACCGGGACGGTTCGCCCCCGCGCCGTGCTCGCGAAGCGCCGTGAGGGTATCGACTACGACGACGTGCCCGCCGATGTCGAGGCGATCGAGCCCGGCGATCCGAGCTTCGGATCGGTGCGCTCCAACTACCTGCGCGGCGGGAACCCCGGCCTCGTGCTGCGCCCGGCCGACGTCGACGGCGTCGCCCGCTCGCTCGCCTTCGCGCGACGACAGCCGGTGCCGCTCGGCATCCGCTCGGGCGGTCATGGCGTCTCCGGTCGCTCGACCAACGACGGCGGCATCGTGCTCGATCTGGGCCGTCTCGACGGCATCGAGGTGCTCGACGAGGCGACCCGCCGCATCCGGGTGGGCGCCGGCGCCCGGTGGGGCGACGTGGCCGCGGCGCTCGACGACTACGGGTGGGCCCTGAGTTCGGGCGACTACGGCGGCGTCGGCGTGGGCGGCCTCGCCACCACCGGCGGCATCGGCTGGCTCGCCCGCGAGCACGGGCTCACGATCGACCACCTCCGCGCGGTCGAGGTCGTGCTCGCCGACGGCCGCATCGTGCGCGCCTCGCCCACCGAGGAGCCCGAGCTGTTCTGGGGGATGCGCGGTGCCGGCGGCAACTTCGGCATCGCGACCGCCTTCGAGTTCGAGGTCGACGAGGTCGGTGCGGTCGGCTGGGTGCAGCTCGCCCATGACGCCACCGACCTGGCGCGCTTCCTGCAGGCCTGGAGCGCGATCGTGGAGTCGTCGCCGCGCGACCTGACGGCCAACCTCATCGTCGGCCGTTCGAGCGGTCGGATCATCGCTCAGACGATGGCCCTCGTCGACTCCGCCGAGGCCGATGTCATCCTCGCCCGGGTTCAACCCCTCGCCGACATCGCGCCGCTTCTCGACTCATCCGCCCAGCTCACCTCGTACGCCGCCGTCATGGGCAATGCCTCCGGCGAACCGCACCAGGGCCGTGGCGAGCCGGTCGCGCGCTCGGTGCTCGTGGAGGCGATCACGCCGCAGGTCGCCGAGGTGGTGCAGCGCCTCGTCGAGTCGGGCGACTCGCACTTCTTCCAGGTGCGCTCCGTCGGCGGGGCGGTGTCGGACGTCGCCCCGGACGCGACGGCGTACGGGCAGCGCGGCGCGAGCTTCTCCCTCGTGGCGATGGGCTCGGACGACACCCGCCTCGACCGGCACTGGACCCGGATGCGCGAACTCGGCTCCGGCCTGTACCTCTCGTTCGAGACGTCGCAGGATCCGGCGCTGCTCGAGCAGGCGTTCGGCGCGGAGAACCTCGTGCGGCTGCGCGAGCTCAAACGGCGCTACGACCCGGAGAACGTGTTCGGCGGCAACTTCCCGATCCCACCCGCACTCGAGGCGTGA
- a CDS encoding ArsR/SmtB family transcription factor, protein MRTFEHPHVDDLTIGAVLAALADPYRRQVVRQLADEADELTCSQFDLAVGKSTRTHHFRVLREAGIIRQHYEGTTIHNALRADDVGSRFPGLLDSVIEAERAALASTR, encoded by the coding sequence GTGCGCACGTTCGAGCATCCGCACGTCGACGATCTGACGATCGGCGCCGTGCTGGCCGCGCTCGCCGATCCGTATCGGCGGCAGGTGGTGCGACAGCTGGCCGACGAGGCCGATGAGCTCACCTGCAGTCAATTCGACCTCGCGGTGGGCAAGTCGACGCGAACCCATCACTTCCGGGTGCTGCGTGAGGCAGGCATCATCCGGCAGCACTACGAGGGCACGACGATCCACAACGCGTTGCGCGCCGACGACGTGGGATCCCGGTTCCCTGGCCTGCTCGACTCGGTCATCGAGGCCGAACGCGCCGCGCTCGCCTCGACCCGCTGA
- a CDS encoding NAD-dependent epimerase/dehydratase family protein produces MHVLLTGSTGYIGSAVLRALRSAGHTVTALVRSDEAAGRVRGAGAEPVVGDMRDADLVRRLASGVDGAIHAAATGDEQSADADRALTEAVIAGLGERGAPFVRTGGIWAHGSGEAITEQTPRNAPGIVAWREAIDVAALAAPGIRSVLIEPGIVYGHGQGIPNVVTRAEVTADAEPALVLLGDGSQHWATVHVDDLATLYLLALENAPHGSTYLGVNGHNPTVREMGEAASRVRGLGGRVVPEPASATVERLGAFGEALLLDQQATGTAARTDLGWTPTRPTLLDEIEAGHYTD; encoded by the coding sequence ATGCACGTGCTCCTCACCGGCTCGACCGGCTACATCGGTTCCGCCGTCCTCCGCGCGCTCCGGAGCGCCGGACACACCGTCACCGCGCTCGTCCGCAGCGACGAGGCGGCCGGCCGCGTGCGCGGAGCGGGCGCCGAGCCCGTCGTCGGCGACATGCGCGACGCGGACCTGGTGCGGCGTCTCGCCTCCGGGGTCGACGGCGCCATCCACGCCGCCGCCACGGGCGACGAGCAGAGCGCCGACGCCGACCGCGCGTTGACCGAGGCCGTCATCGCTGGCCTCGGCGAGCGCGGAGCTCCGTTCGTGCGCACCGGCGGCATCTGGGCGCACGGCAGCGGCGAGGCGATCACCGAGCAGACCCCGCGGAACGCTCCCGGCATCGTCGCCTGGCGGGAGGCCATCGACGTCGCGGCGCTCGCCGCGCCGGGCATCCGCTCGGTGCTCATCGAGCCCGGCATCGTCTACGGGCACGGGCAGGGCATCCCCAACGTGGTGACCCGCGCCGAGGTGACCGCGGACGCGGAGCCCGCGCTCGTGCTGCTCGGCGACGGCTCGCAGCACTGGGCCACGGTGCACGTCGACGACCTCGCCACCCTGTACCTGCTCGCCCTCGAGAACGCTCCGCACGGCTCCACCTACCTCGGAGTGAACGGACACAACCCCACCGTGCGCGAGATGGGCGAGGCCGCCAGCCGGGTCCGTGGCCTCGGCGGACGCGTCGTTCCCGAGCCCGCGTCGGCGACCGTCGAGCGGCTCGGCGCCTTCGGCGAGGCCCTCCTGCTCGACCAGCAGGCCACCGGCACGGCCGCACGCACCGACCTCGGTTGGACTCCGACGCGCCCGACGCTGCTCGACGAGATCGAGGCCGGCCACTACACCGACTGA
- a CDS encoding helix-turn-helix transcriptional regulator → MDRQQLADFLRHRREELRPEDVGLREGARRRVPGLRREEVAELTGMSADYYTRLEQGRGPQPSAQMLSALARALRLTADERDHLYRISGHHPPHRTPVDTHVAPALQRVLDRLDDTPALVLSNLAETLVQNRLAAAIFGDHTRHTGLARSGVYRWFTDAAERDVYPVADHARQSRAHVAGLRLAYGVTGAGSRAGELVRALLARSPEFAELWDRHEVAQRFEDHKILLHPEVGEIELDCQALFTEDQSQCLLVLTAAPRTEAAEKLALLRVLGSEQFTS, encoded by the coding sequence ATGGACCGCCAGCAGCTCGCCGACTTCCTCCGCCACCGTCGCGAGGAACTCCGCCCCGAAGACGTGGGCCTGCGCGAGGGAGCCCGCCGCCGCGTGCCCGGGCTGCGCCGCGAGGAGGTCGCCGAGCTCACCGGGATGTCCGCCGACTACTACACGCGACTCGAGCAGGGCCGCGGTCCTCAGCCGTCGGCGCAGATGCTGTCCGCGCTCGCGCGGGCCCTGCGGTTGACCGCCGACGAACGCGACCATCTCTACCGGATCAGCGGACACCATCCGCCCCACCGCACGCCCGTCGACACCCACGTCGCCCCGGCGCTGCAGCGGGTGCTCGACCGGCTCGACGACACCCCGGCCCTCGTGCTTTCGAACCTCGCCGAGACGCTCGTGCAGAACCGGCTCGCCGCCGCGATCTTCGGCGACCACACCCGCCACACCGGACTCGCGCGGTCGGGCGTCTACCGCTGGTTCACGGATGCGGCGGAGCGCGACGTCTACCCGGTCGCGGATCACGCGCGGCAGAGTCGCGCCCACGTGGCGGGGCTGCGGCTCGCCTACGGGGTCACCGGCGCCGGATCACGGGCCGGCGAGCTCGTGCGCGCGCTGCTCGCGCGCAGTCCCGAGTTCGCCGAGCTGTGGGACCGGCACGAGGTGGCGCAGCGGTTCGAGGACCACAAGATCCTGCTGCACCCGGAGGTGGGGGAGATCGAGCTCGACTGTCAGGCGCTGTTCACGGAGGACCAGTCCCAGTGCCTGCTCGTGCTCACCGCGGCTCCGCGCACGGAGGCCGCCGAGAAGCTCGCGCTGCTGCGAGTGCTCGGGTCGGAGCAGTTCACCTCGTGA
- a CDS encoding SDR family oxidoreductase has translation MDLSGNTVFIPGATSGIGLALAVRLQQEGNTVVIGGRRADLLERLAAEHGLDTVVIDTTDPASVLAARDAVLARHPELNVLIAMAGIMVVEDVTKAGFLEAAERVVNTNVLGPLRLIDAFDEQLQSRPAAAIVTVSSGLAHTPLRLTPTYNGSKAFIHLFSESIRMQFAGTSVQVIELVPPAVQTELLPGGSQEESYLPLDEYIDETVSLLASQPDATEILVERVKPLRFSEVNGAYEQTVAFLNAH, from the coding sequence ATGGACCTCTCCGGCAACACCGTCTTCATCCCCGGCGCCACCTCCGGGATCGGCCTCGCGCTCGCCGTGCGGCTCCAGCAGGAGGGCAACACGGTCGTCATCGGCGGCCGCCGCGCCGACCTGCTCGAGCGGCTCGCGGCGGAGCACGGACTCGACACGGTCGTGATCGACACGACCGACCCGGCGTCGGTACTCGCCGCCCGCGACGCCGTGCTCGCGCGTCACCCCGAACTGAACGTGCTCATCGCGATGGCGGGCATCATGGTCGTCGAGGACGTGACGAAGGCCGGCTTCCTCGAGGCGGCCGAACGCGTCGTGAACACGAACGTGCTCGGACCGCTGCGGCTCATCGACGCGTTCGACGAGCAGCTCCAGTCGCGCCCGGCGGCCGCCATCGTGACGGTCTCCTCGGGGCTCGCCCACACCCCGCTGCGGCTCACGCCGACCTACAACGGCTCGAAGGCGTTCATCCACCTCTTCAGCGAGAGCATCCGGATGCAGTTCGCCGGCACGTCGGTGCAGGTGATCGAACTCGTGCCGCCTGCCGTGCAGACCGAGCTGCTGCCCGGCGGTTCGCAGGAGGAGTCGTACCTGCCGCTCGACGAGTACATCGACGAGACCGTATCCCTCCTCGCGTCCCAGCCGGACGCGACCGAGATCCTCGTCGAGCGGGTCAAGCCGCTCCGCTTCTCCGAGGTGAACGGCGCGTACGAGCAGACGGTCGCGTTCCTCAACGCGCACTGA